Genomic DNA from Niallia circulans:
TTGAAGAAAATGATAAAAATAAGATCAAGCAAATAGGGAATAATAAAGAAATACTATTATAGGAGAATTCAGCGTGGAAATTAGACAAGCAACGATAAATGACTTAGAAAAAATCATGCATATAGCAGCAAAAACAGTGAAGATAATGAATGAAGAGGGTAATGACCAATGGTCGGATAAATACCCTGCTGAAAAGGATTTTAAGGCAGATATTGAAAATGATGCTTTGTTCGTAGCAATCATGGACGATAAAGTAGTTGGATCCATTGCGATTGACCGTCTTGGCGGGAAGAATTATGACTTGATAGAATGGACATTGTCTGATGATAATTATTATGTTATTCACCGTCTTATGGTCAATCCAGAAATTCGTGGCGGAGGCATTGCAAGCAAGCTTCTATCCTTTGCCGAAGCCTTTGCTAAAGAAAATGATACATTTTACTTAAAAACAGACACTTATGCTATAAACGAAAAAGCGCAAAATCTTTTCTTGAAGAACGGCTTTAACAAGGCTGGGGAACTGCATTTTCCTGGAAAAGAGCGCCCATTCTACTGCTTTGACAAAGCCTTTAAATAAAAAAAGAATCAACTCAGCTTCACGAGTTGATTTTTTTTATGGTTGAGGAATTTTAACGGAAAGTATTCCGTATTTCAATTCACATGAAATGTCTTCTTTTATGAAAGTAGTTGGCAATGTGATTACTTTGTGAAAGCTTCTGTTTTGTCTTTCCTTCAAATAATAAGCGTATTCCTCGTGCAGCGTTTTGTATTGACCAGCTATATGGAGTTCATTACCTTCACATTTTATCCCAATGTTTTCTGACATAATGCCAGGAAGCTCTACTTCAATAAAGTAATGGCCATCTTTTACATAGAAGTCACAGGGTGGAAATTGATTATTGCTTTTAATGCTATTCCGATTACTGAAAAAAGCCTGCTGACTTGCGTCTTGAAAGAGATTATTCCAAAGCTTTTCATTTGTTGGATTTTCGTGAAACTGAAAAATCTTTTCGAGATTTTCGAAAGACATTGTTTTTCATCCTTCCTTATAGCTATTGCAATTCTGTCACTTCAATTTCTGAATATTGGTTTTGCCCATTTTTCTGAATCATAATTTCTAAAACGCCTTCCTTATAATTAGCAGTTGAGCCTTTTTTTCGAACGAG
This window encodes:
- a CDS encoding GNAT family N-acetyltransferase, which codes for MEIRQATINDLEKIMHIAAKTVKIMNEEGNDQWSDKYPAEKDFKADIENDALFVAIMDDKVVGSIAIDRLGGKNYDLIEWTLSDDNYYVIHRLMVNPEIRGGGIASKLLSFAEAFAKENDTFYLKTDTYAINEKAQNLFLKNGFNKAGELHFPGKERPFYCFDKAFK
- a CDS encoding Hsp20/alpha crystallin family protein, whose amino-acid sequence is MSFENLEKIFQFHENPTNEKLWNNLFQDASQQAFFSNRNSIKSNNQFPPCDFYVKDGHYFIEVELPGIMSENIGIKCEGNELHIAGQYKTLHEEYAYYLKERQNRSFHKVITLPTTFIKEDISCELKYGILSVKIPQP